A single region of the Paraburkholderia sp. SOS3 genome encodes:
- the sctR gene encoding type III secretion system export apparatus subunit SctR, with translation MTQFSDFTGLLIAVLAISLVPFVAMVVTSYAKIVVVLGLLRNALGVQQVPPNMVLNGIAILVSLYVMAPVGMSAMQTLSHEQVAPEPSQAMIQAFGAAREPFREFLKKHAREREKLFFLRSAHVIWPQQMANQLHEDDLIVLAPAFTLSELGDAFKIGFLLYIAFIVVDLVIANVLLAMGMNQIQPTNVAIPFKLLLFVAMSGWSTLIHGLILTYR, from the coding sequence ATGACCCAGTTTAGCGATTTCACCGGACTGCTGATCGCCGTGCTGGCGATCAGCCTCGTGCCGTTCGTCGCGATGGTCGTCACGTCCTACGCGAAGATCGTCGTCGTGCTCGGACTGTTGCGCAATGCGCTTGGTGTGCAGCAGGTGCCGCCGAACATGGTGCTCAACGGCATCGCGATTCTCGTGTCGTTGTACGTGATGGCGCCAGTCGGCATGAGCGCGATGCAAACGCTAAGCCACGAACAGGTGGCACCCGAACCGTCTCAGGCGATGATCCAGGCGTTCGGCGCGGCGCGTGAACCGTTCCGCGAGTTTCTGAAGAAGCATGCGCGCGAACGCGAGAAGCTGTTCTTCCTGCGTTCCGCGCATGTGATCTGGCCGCAGCAAATGGCCAACCAGTTGCACGAGGACGACCTGATCGTGCTCGCGCCGGCTTTCACGCTTTCGGAGCTCGGCGATGCATTCAAGATCGGCTTTCTGCTGTACATCGCGTTTATCGTCGTCGACCTGGTGATCGCCAACGTGCTGCTCGCGATGGGCATGAACCAGATCCAGCCGACCAACGTCGCGATTCCGTTCAAGCTGCTGCTGTTCGTTGCGATGAGCGGCTGGTCGACACTGATTCACGGACTCATTCTGACCTACCGCTAA
- the sctP gene encoding type III secretion system protein SctP has product MNGPTISPRIIPAAPADVDEAGHRQAPLAPSRKGIDYAALVRRARLRGERRMSGTLYNAREAADEACSGNAAALASAEPDPNDDDSHDNADALPDAETLTRVRERRLNELAAPFIAALAQQQARVAQLMHFLAARVADFCADPAVIESGNWSIRIRLDASLLPDCTLHLTLSRFDLTLRFDTRTAEISQLISRHEVVLRNRLVLLLDELNTPRDVSIASD; this is encoded by the coding sequence ATGAACGGTCCGACGATCAGTCCGCGCATCATTCCCGCCGCGCCCGCCGACGTCGACGAAGCCGGCCATCGGCAGGCTCCGCTCGCGCCGTCGCGCAAAGGTATCGACTATGCGGCGCTCGTGCGGCGCGCGCGGCTGCGTGGCGAACGGCGCATGAGCGGCACACTGTACAACGCACGCGAAGCGGCGGACGAAGCTTGCTCCGGCAACGCCGCCGCGCTCGCGTCGGCCGAGCCCGACCCGAACGACGACGATTCGCACGACAACGCGGATGCGCTGCCCGATGCAGAGACGCTCACCCGTGTGCGCGAACGGCGTCTGAACGAACTGGCCGCGCCATTCATCGCGGCACTCGCGCAACAACAGGCGCGCGTCGCGCAATTGATGCATTTTCTCGCCGCTCGCGTTGCCGATTTCTGCGCCGATCCCGCCGTGATCGAAAGCGGTAACTGGTCGATCCGCATTCGCCTCGATGCGTCGTTGCTGCCCGACTGCACACTGCATCTGACTCTTTCGCGTTTCGACCTCACGCTTCGTTTCGATACGCGGACCGCCGAGATCAGCCAGCTAATCTCCCGACACGAAGTCGTCCTGAGGAATCGTCTCGTTTTGCTGCTCGATGAATTGAACACACCGCGCGATGTATCGATCGCGTCAGACTGA
- the sctV gene encoding type III secretion system export apparatus subunit SctV has protein sequence MLKSLKLPASGEIGIALLIVAIISLMILPLPPDIIDVLLSVNICLSVTLLMVTLYVPSITSLSSFPSALLFTTLYRLSLNIASAKSILLHADAGRIIDSFGELVVGGNLVVGLVVFVIITTVQFIVIAKGSERVAEVGARFTLDALPGKQMSIDADLRANILTPDEARRKRARLAVESQLYGGMDGAMKFVKGDAIAGLVITLVNMVAGIAVGMAYHAMTAGDAANRFSILSIGDAMVSQIPSLLISVAAGVMITRVSDETAEGGGRSLGEELLRQMGGNANALWFASVLLLGFAAVPGFPWPLFVLLSATLAFAGYRLHNKNARKEDTGAKVASLQRAGAKGDAPAILKRAPQFTSALGVRLSPNLVGQLSPTALDNAFEAQRSRLQDEIGLPFPGITMWSSDDLPTNTYEILLHDVPCAHVQVPAGKVMLPDAGGDAALAASCEAAGPAGGLPQSYWIGERQAPADATIWRIEQVIANQTVGMLRMRAHLFVGIQETQWVLDQLGADYPGLVAEVQKALPLQRIADVLRRLLEEQVSIRNARGIMESLVVWGPKEKDMLMLAEYVRGDLSRYIAYRASGGAPTLDAVLFGNDVEQHIRQSIKQTPTGNFLALQPDQIRQLCDAIQSYAGDTPRSAVALVTSMDIRRYVRRMIEARLGWLPVYSYQELSDHIELRPLGRVTL, from the coding sequence ATGCTCAAGTCGCTCAAACTGCCCGCCAGCGGCGAAATCGGCATTGCGCTACTGATCGTCGCGATCATCTCGCTGATGATCCTGCCACTGCCGCCCGACATCATCGACGTGCTGCTGTCGGTCAACATCTGCCTCAGCGTCACGCTGTTGATGGTGACCCTGTACGTGCCGTCGATCACATCGCTGTCGTCGTTTCCGTCGGCACTGCTGTTCACGACGCTATACCGGCTTTCGCTGAACATCGCGTCGGCCAAGTCGATCCTGCTGCACGCCGACGCCGGCCGCATCATCGACAGCTTCGGCGAACTGGTGGTGGGCGGTAATCTGGTGGTCGGCCTTGTCGTGTTCGTGATCATCACGACCGTGCAATTCATCGTGATCGCGAAAGGCTCCGAACGCGTCGCCGAGGTCGGCGCGCGGTTCACGCTGGACGCATTGCCCGGTAAACAGATGAGCATCGACGCGGACCTGCGCGCGAACATCCTCACGCCCGACGAAGCGCGCCGCAAACGTGCGCGGCTCGCGGTCGAGAGCCAGTTGTACGGCGGCATGGACGGCGCGATGAAATTCGTGAAGGGCGATGCGATAGCCGGCCTCGTCATCACGCTCGTCAACATGGTGGCCGGCATCGCGGTCGGCATGGCCTATCACGCGATGACGGCCGGCGACGCCGCGAACCGCTTCTCGATCCTGTCGATCGGCGACGCGATGGTGTCGCAGATTCCCTCGCTGCTGATTTCCGTGGCGGCCGGCGTCATGATCACGCGCGTGTCGGACGAAACCGCTGAAGGCGGCGGCCGCTCGCTCGGCGAAGAATTGCTTCGCCAGATGGGCGGCAACGCGAACGCGCTGTGGTTCGCGAGCGTGCTGCTGCTCGGCTTCGCAGCGGTGCCGGGCTTCCCTTGGCCGCTCTTCGTGCTGCTGTCCGCGACGCTCGCGTTCGCTGGATACCGGCTGCACAACAAGAACGCACGCAAGGAAGACACGGGTGCAAAGGTAGCATCGTTGCAGCGCGCGGGCGCGAAAGGCGACGCGCCGGCCATCCTGAAACGCGCGCCGCAATTCACCAGCGCGCTCGGCGTGCGGCTCTCCCCGAATCTTGTCGGGCAGCTCTCGCCCACTGCGCTCGACAACGCGTTCGAAGCGCAGCGCTCCCGGCTTCAGGATGAAATCGGCCTGCCGTTTCCGGGTATTACGATGTGGTCGAGCGACGATCTGCCGACCAACACTTACGAGATTCTGCTGCACGACGTGCCTTGCGCCCATGTACAAGTGCCGGCGGGCAAGGTCATGCTGCCCGATGCGGGAGGCGACGCCGCGCTGGCCGCGAGTTGCGAAGCAGCGGGGCCAGCCGGCGGCCTGCCGCAAAGCTACTGGATCGGCGAACGTCAGGCGCCGGCCGACGCCACCATCTGGCGCATCGAGCAGGTGATCGCAAACCAGACCGTCGGCATGCTGCGCATGCGCGCGCATCTGTTCGTCGGCATTCAGGAAACGCAGTGGGTGCTCGATCAGCTCGGCGCGGATTATCCGGGGCTCGTTGCGGAAGTGCAGAAGGCGCTGCCGCTGCAGCGCATTGCCGACGTATTGCGCCGTCTTCTCGAGGAACAGGTGTCGATCCGCAACGCGCGAGGAATCATGGAAAGCCTCGTCGTCTGGGGTCCGAAGGAAAAAGACATGTTGATGCTCGCCGAGTACGTGCGCGGCGATCTGTCCCGCTACATCGCATACCGGGCCAGCGGTGGGGCGCCGACCCTCGATGCAGTGCTGTTCGGCAACGACGTCGAACAGCACATCCGCCAGTCGATCAAACAGACGCCCACGGGCAATTTCCTCGCCTTGCAGCCGGACCAGATCCGCCAGTTGTGCGATGCGATTCAGTCGTACGCGGGCGATACGCCGCGCTCCGCCGTCGCCCTGGTCACATCGATGGACATTCGCCGTTACGTCCGGCGCATGATCGAAGCGCGCCTCGGCTGGCTGCCCGTGTACTCGTATCAGGAGTTGTCCGATCACATTGAACTGCGTCCGCTCGGACGGGTGACGCTGTAA
- the sctU gene encoding type III secretion system export apparatus subunit SctU, translated as MSNKTEKPTAKKLKDARDKGSVYRSTDLISAATLLAMIIAFHACGSWLLDSLRAALGIALDFPTTDRSTQALTSALFHLFGLCALVCVSLAAVGLLAAALASFAQVGLKVSMHPVMPKLSSVSPASGMKRIFSKKSLIDLLKMIVKAALLIVVLWKTIIGLFPLVTQALYEPLPQLSTLLWSALLRMLSVAFVLYLVVGAADWKLQHVMFLHSQRMTKDEVKRERKNQDGDPKMKHERRQRARELIRGDPRPAAVARANVMVVNPTHYAVALRYAPGEHPLPVVVASGVDADAAALRRLAHEHDVPIVANPPVARALYRIGVNDAIPEELFEVVAAILRWVESVGMARGAAANPAPPPASPFHEPS; from the coding sequence ATGAGCAACAAGACCGAAAAACCCACCGCGAAAAAGCTCAAGGACGCTCGCGATAAAGGTTCGGTATACAGAAGTACTGACCTGATCTCGGCCGCCACGCTGCTGGCCATGATCATCGCGTTCCATGCGTGCGGTTCGTGGCTGCTCGACTCGCTGCGCGCGGCACTCGGCATCGCACTCGATTTCCCCACGACCGACCGCTCCACCCAGGCCCTCACGTCTGCGCTGTTTCATCTGTTCGGGTTGTGCGCGCTCGTGTGCGTATCGCTCGCGGCGGTCGGCCTCCTCGCGGCCGCGCTTGCCTCGTTCGCGCAGGTCGGTCTGAAGGTGTCGATGCATCCGGTGATGCCGAAGCTGAGCTCGGTCAGCCCGGCGAGCGGCATGAAGCGCATCTTCTCGAAGAAGTCTTTGATCGATCTGCTGAAGATGATCGTCAAGGCGGCTTTGCTGATCGTGGTGCTGTGGAAAACCATCATCGGCCTGTTCCCGCTCGTCACGCAGGCACTGTACGAACCGCTGCCGCAGCTTTCCACGCTGTTATGGAGTGCGCTGCTCAGGATGCTGTCGGTCGCATTCGTGCTGTATCTGGTGGTCGGCGCGGCCGACTGGAAACTGCAGCACGTCATGTTTCTTCACTCGCAGCGCATGACGAAGGACGAAGTGAAGCGTGAGCGCAAGAACCAGGACGGCGATCCGAAAATGAAACACGAACGCCGGCAGCGCGCCCGCGAACTGATCCGCGGCGACCCGCGACCTGCCGCCGTGGCACGCGCGAACGTGATGGTGGTGAACCCCACTCACTACGCCGTCGCGCTGCGCTACGCGCCCGGCGAACATCCGTTGCCGGTCGTGGTGGCAAGCGGCGTCGACGCGGACGCCGCCGCCTTGCGCCGGCTTGCGCACGAACACGACGTGCCGATCGTCGCGAACCCGCCGGTGGCGCGCGCGCTGTATCGGATCGGCGTCAATGACGCGATTCCCGAAGAGCTGTTCGAAGTAGTCGCCGCGATCCTGCGCTGGGTCGAGTCGGTGGGCATGGCGCGCGGCGCCGCCGCGAACCCGGCCCCACCTCCCGCTTCACCTTTCCATGAACCTTCCTGA
- the sctQ gene encoding type III secretion system cytoplasmic ring protein SctQ: MNQPHATTDTPIPVKRFADWAQLLPAIEPTTARLSRLLCDARLEARLAQQFGVTDWRVGQEVPTSWQTSGWIDVQRGRAIASFGVELAFYPALASAAAEPDASSDAGLAASLRHAVAAILLEPLFDVLGKLGLDDVKVTGLRCAGPARDGLTLRFVRDGRRFECALGPVDLAWLEPLEAHLATQRVPYARCVSEIGVPAWLCVGEKVLNVGALNQLRPGDVIVRGARAALRSLLATPQRADDAELFWGVPGARQLSTRVTLEGNRLVINTDPQMTHDLSRADAALSGTDTQGATSIDELDLPVRFEIETVTLPLVQLSALRAGYVLELPGTLHDARVRLVSYGQVIGTGELVTVGEHLGVRIVQMSNGHDPV; the protein is encoded by the coding sequence ATGAACCAGCCACACGCCACTACCGATACGCCAATACCCGTCAAACGATTCGCCGACTGGGCCCAGCTGCTGCCCGCTATCGAGCCCACGACCGCTCGCCTGTCGAGACTGCTGTGCGACGCACGCCTCGAAGCCCGTCTCGCCCAGCAATTCGGCGTGACCGACTGGCGCGTCGGACAGGAAGTGCCCACGTCCTGGCAGACGTCGGGTTGGATCGACGTGCAGCGCGGTCGTGCGATTGCAAGCTTCGGCGTCGAGCTCGCGTTCTATCCGGCGCTCGCCAGCGCCGCAGCGGAACCGGATGCGTCGAGCGATGCAGGCCTCGCCGCATCGTTACGGCACGCCGTCGCAGCGATTTTGCTCGAGCCGCTATTCGACGTTCTGGGCAAGCTTGGTCTCGACGATGTGAAGGTCACCGGCCTGCGCTGCGCCGGACCCGCACGCGACGGTCTCACGCTGCGCTTCGTGCGCGACGGGCGGCGTTTCGAATGTGCGCTCGGTCCTGTCGATCTTGCCTGGCTGGAACCGCTCGAAGCGCACCTCGCCACGCAGCGCGTGCCCTATGCGCGCTGTGTCAGCGAAATCGGCGTGCCGGCATGGCTGTGTGTCGGTGAAAAAGTACTCAATGTTGGAGCGCTCAACCAGCTGCGTCCCGGCGACGTGATCGTGCGCGGCGCACGTGCGGCGCTGCGCTCCCTGCTTGCCACGCCGCAACGGGCGGACGACGCGGAACTGTTCTGGGGTGTGCCGGGCGCGCGTCAACTCAGTACGCGCGTGACGCTCGAAGGCAACCGACTTGTTATCAACACGGACCCACAAATGACCCATGATCTTTCTCGCGCCGATGCGGCGCTCAGCGGCACCGATACCCAGGGTGCCACATCGATCGACGAACTCGATTTACCCGTGCGCTTCGAAATCGAGACCGTGACCCTGCCGCTCGTGCAATTGTCCGCGTTACGCGCAGGCTATGTGCTCGAACTGCCCGGCACGCTGCACGACGCGCGTGTGCGGCTCGTGTCGTATGGACAGGTGATCGGCACCGGCGAACTCGTGACGGTCGGCGAACACCTCGGTGTTCGAATCGTCCAGATGTCGAACGGCCATGACCCAGTTTAG